Proteins encoded together in one Columba livia isolate bColLiv1 breed racing homer chromosome 3, bColLiv1.pat.W.v2, whole genome shotgun sequence window:
- the RIPPLY2 gene encoding protein ripply2 isoform X2, protein MHAPAPRVYTAEPFCRWRWQMSRGRSVPFWRPWVPVPDEVGQRTGPRPTAHRSPCGLAEASQKLAQYTHPVRLFWPKSRCYDYLYQEAEALLKNFPVQATISFYEDSDSEDDEDELEHDSRTESDC, encoded by the exons ATGCACGCGCCCGCGCCCCGTGTTTACACAGCGGAGCCTTTTTGTCGATGGCGCTGGCAAATGAGCCGGGGGAG GTCTGTGCCCTTCTGGCGACCCTGGGTGCCCGTGCCGGACGAGGTGGGACAGCGGACCGGCCCCAGACCCACCGCG CATCGCAGCCCCTGCGGGCTAGCGGAAGCCTCCCAAAAGCTGGCGCAGTACACGCACCCCGTCAG ACTATTTTGGCCCAAATCAAGGTGCTATGATTACTTATATCAGGAAGCCGaagcacttctgaaaaactTTCCAGTTCAAGCTACGATTTCCTTTTATGAAGACTCAGATAgtgaagatgatgaagatgaaCTGGAACATGATTCAAGAACAGAATCAGATTGCTGA
- the RIPPLY2 gene encoding protein ripply2 isoform X1, producing MESGGIGCCCRPRPLSLLPQGYSPFSAPSRCRARPSPALTVLPSARRSVPFWRPWVPVPDEVGQRTGPRPTAHRSPCGLAEASQKLAQYTHPVRLFWPKSRCYDYLYQEAEALLKNFPVQATISFYEDSDSEDDEDELEHDSRTESDC from the exons ATGGAGAGCGGTGGGATTGGGTGCTgctgccgcccccgcccgcTCTCGCTGCTCCCGCAGGGCTACTCGCCGTTCTCCGCCCCCTCCCGGTGCCGGGCGaggcccagccctgctctgactGTCCTGCCCTCGGCCCGCAGGTCTGTGCCCTTCTGGCGACCCTGGGTGCCCGTGCCGGACGAGGTGGGACAGCGGACCGGCCCCAGACCCACCGCG CATCGCAGCCCCTGCGGGCTAGCGGAAGCCTCCCAAAAGCTGGCGCAGTACACGCACCCCGTCAG ACTATTTTGGCCCAAATCAAGGTGCTATGATTACTTATATCAGGAAGCCGaagcacttctgaaaaactTTCCAGTTCAAGCTACGATTTCCTTTTATGAAGACTCAGATAgtgaagatgatgaagatgaaCTGGAACATGATTCAAGAACAGAATCAGATTGCTGA